One segment of Gilliamella sp. ESL0441 DNA contains the following:
- a CDS encoding MDR family oxidoreductase, translated as MSFKAIILEKDENHGFTSSIKTVSQQQLLAQQGDTLIEVHYSSINYKDALALTNKSPVVRQWPMIPGIDGVGCVIECANGHYQKGDMVILNGWGCGETHWGCLGQYAYLKSEWLIPLPQNITPYQSMVLGTAGYTAALCVKRLLDFGIKPQNGAILVTGASGGVGSIAVALLSKLGYSVTASTSKMDDQDYLRKLGATTIIDSQPLKQAGKPLQKEQWAAVVDVVGSHTLANACAQTQYGGIVACCGLAQGMDLPATVAPFILRGVTLAGVDSVMANYHNRVAAWQLLSQHLDASILSHIGKTITLNDCNDIATKMIAGQIKGRYVVDVKQ; from the coding sequence ATGTCATTCAAAGCTATTATATTAGAAAAAGATGAAAACCACGGTTTTACAAGTTCTATAAAAACCGTTTCCCAACAGCAATTACTTGCTCAACAAGGTGACACATTAATCGAAGTTCACTACTCAAGCATTAACTATAAAGATGCATTAGCACTCACTAACAAAAGTCCCGTTGTCAGGCAATGGCCAATGATACCGGGTATTGATGGCGTGGGTTGTGTCATTGAGTGTGCAAATGGTCACTATCAAAAAGGGGATATGGTCATCTTAAACGGTTGGGGATGTGGTGAAACCCACTGGGGATGTTTAGGACAATATGCCTACTTAAAATCAGAATGGTTAATTCCGTTACCACAAAATATCACCCCTTATCAATCAATGGTTTTGGGTACTGCGGGCTATACCGCCGCCTTATGTGTAAAACGACTACTTGATTTCGGCATCAAACCGCAAAATGGCGCTATACTTGTAACGGGTGCAAGTGGTGGCGTGGGTTCCATTGCCGTTGCCCTGCTAAGCAAATTAGGTTATAGCGTGACAGCCTCGACCAGCAAAATGGATGATCAAGACTACCTACGCAAACTTGGTGCAACCACTATTATTGATAGCCAACCATTAAAACAAGCGGGCAAACCACTCCAAAAAGAACAATGGGCTGCTGTTGTCGATGTCGTTGGATCACACACACTCGCAAATGCGTGTGCACAAACACAATATGGTGGCATAGTGGCTTGCTGTGGATTGGCACAAGGTATGGATTTACCAGCAACGGTTGCGCCGTTTATTTTGCGTGGCGTAACATTAGCCGGTGTTGATAGTGTGATGGCAAATTATCACAATCGTGTTGCGGCATGGCAGTTATTATCCCAACATCTTGATGCGTCAATACTGTCTCATATTGGCAAGACCATAACTTTAAACGACTGCAATGATATCGCCACTAAAATGATAGCTGGTCAAATAAAAGGTCGTTATGTGGTTGATGTAAAACAATAA